Genomic window (Asticcacaulis excentricus CB 48):
GGAGGGATTGGCACCGTCCTGATCCATGATGGCCAGACGCTTGACCCGCTTGCCACGCGCCCCGCTCTCGGCCACGAAAACGATGCGAGTATCAAAATAGCCCTCTTCGCCGGTCAGCTTTTCATAGATGGCATCGGCGATTTTATGCGCGATACGGCGCCAGTTTTCAGGCGTCGCCGTTACCGATTGCCCCAGAAGCTGCTTTTCGGAAAAGACGTCCCACAGGCGGAAATCGACCTGAAGGCGACCCTCCCCATCGACGCGCGCCGCCCCGTTGGCGAGCGCCTGCGCATTGATGGTCTTCCAACTGGCAAAGGTCGGCGTGGCGTCGATACCGACGCTTTGTTCGATAAAGGCATTGGGGTCGATGGGCTTGAAGAAGCCCGATCTCTCAAGGTCAGCCATCACCACCCTAGTGATCTTGTCGCCCAGATCAGAACCGCTCGATTCGATATCGATGGCGATGGGCATGGGAGCGATCACGCCTTCAGCAACCTCAGCGCGGATAGGGGCCTGCGCAAAGGCGGCGAGCGGCGCACCCGTCAAAGCCAGAAAAGTTGCGAAAGCAACGGCAGCGATTTTAAAGGGTTTCATAAAGGGCCTCCCGTTATGCGCCTGCGCAGGCCTTCTGCGCGTTGAAGGTGATTTCCAGAGGTTGATTATAAAGTCCGTCGGGCAGATTGTCGTACAGTTCGCCCTTCTTGACCGCCGCCTGCGCGCGACCGGCTGCCGCCTGCCACACAGGGTCATTGCGCGGATTTTCCCACTCCGGCCCCTTTATCACGCGACCATTGGGGGAAATGGTGAAGGCAATAACTGCGCGCACCTGATCGCCGCCGGGCACATCGCAGTTCGGCGACCACAAACGTTGCAGCTTGGCCGTCAGAGCGTTCAGCGCCGGACCGGTATCCGCCGCCGCACTACCGCGCGCTGATGAGCCGTCGGTGGGCGCGCGCGTGGGGCGCGCCGGGGTGCGCGTATTGGATTTTGGTGGTGAGGACTGATACTGGCTGAGCGCGCCCAGATCGAGTGTCTGAGGTTTCGGCTTCTGCGTACCCTTGGGGTCTGGCTTGGTCTTCGCTGGTATGACGGGCTCCAGCTTTTTGGGCTCGGGCTTTTTGGTTTCTTTCTTCACCTCCGGCACCGGCTGTTTCGGTGCGGGCGGCGTCGGGACCGGTTGTGGCTCTGGCGTCGGCACAGGTTCCGCTGGCGCGGGCTCAGGCACTGGTTCCAGCACCGCCGTTTCATCGACCGGCGCGGCGGCCATCGAGCGTTCGGGCAGTTCAGCCACGATCTGCACAGGTACCGACACCACTGGCTTAGCGTCGGGCAAGGTATTCCAGTTGAGGAAGGCAAGCGCCAGCACACCCGCGTGCAGGAGAAGCGAACCGATAAGGGCGCGACCCATCTTCATGTTTACGGCGCCGCCTCCCCGGCCGTCGCCGGTTTTTGCGTCTTGCCGAGGTTTTCGGTGAGAAGGTTAATCTTGGTGAAGCCAGAGGTGGAAAGACGCGCCATCACCTTGGCGACCGTCTCATAGGGCGCGGCCCCTTCGGCGCGCACATAGATGGGCTTGGAGGTGTCGTTGTCGGTCATGGCCATCAGGCGGGGCGTTAATTGGTCAAATGTGGCCGTATCGTCCATGACGTAGAGCGCGCCGTCGCGCTGGATCGAGACGGTGATTGGATCGCCCTCGTCCTTAAGCGCCGCCGCCTCGGTTTTAGGCAGTTCGATCTTGATGCCTGAAGTCAGAAGAGGGGCCGAAATCATGAAGATGATCAGCAGCACCAGCATGACATCGACCATCGGCGTGACGTTGATTTCCGCCAGAGCGCCACGGCGTGCTCGCCGCCTGCCGCGCCTGCGTCCGCCGCCCGTCCCTGCATTCCCCATTGCCATGTACGTTCCCCTCTCAGCGACCGGCCAGCTTGCCGCCAAGGCGACCGGTGACCGACACCATCAGCTCATCGGCAAAGCCTTCGAGGCGACCCACGAAGCGTGCTACCTTGGCATTATAAAGGTTGAAGAAGATGTAGGCCGGAATGGCAGCGCCCAGACCGATGGCCGTGGCAAACAGTGCTTCCGATATGGCTGGAGCGACGGTGGCCAGATTGGTGTCGCCCTGCGAAGCGATAGCCGAAAAGGCGTTCATGATGCCCCACACCGTACCGAACAGCCCAATGAACGGCGCCGCGGTGGCGACGACAGCCAGCAGGCTCAGGCCGTCTTCCATTACGTCTGCCTCTGTGGATATAACGTGGTTCAATTCGCGATCCACGCGCGACAGCAAAAGCTCACCTTCCGGGGCGGAAATGCTCTTCCCCTTATACTCGCCCCAGGCCGAAGTGACCGTCACCAGTAATTTGGGGAAGGGCGCGGTCGGCTGAGTGCCGTGTTTAGCGGCAATGTCTTCGAGGGCGCGTCCGGCCGCCAGCTCGGCTTCGAAACCAGCGGCTTCCTTATTCAACTTGGCGAGCTTGAAGCCCTTTTCAATGATGATGGCCCATGACCACAGCGAACCGAGCGCCAGAAGAAGCATGACGCCCTTCACAACCCAGTCGGCCCGCAGGAACAGGTCGATAAAGCTGAGGGACTCGGCGGCGTGGGCGGCTTCCATGAACAACTCCTGAGGCAATAGTTAGGTCGGGGCCGGATTTAGCCTAAAGCCGGTGTCGTTTCGCGAAGAACAAAACCCACTTTAGATCCTTTTTCGCGCGCTTCATTCGAACAATCGGTGTCCACTTTTTCGAAGCACGCTCTAGCTTAACCATGCGATCAAATTTTTAAAGGCGCAAAATGGGTGTTTTTTCCCGCGTAGCAGCGCTTTACCCGCAGGCTTCCCACCTGACACGGGTTTGGCGACATTAATGTGGCGCGCGGATTATAAAATTCCGAAAAAATCGAAAGGCTCACTCGAACAGATCACCAGTTGAGGGCGTCATCGCGCCATTGGCCGGAGGGTTTAGCCCCAGATGGGTATAGGCACGGGCGCAGGCCATTCGACCGCGTGGCGTCCGCTGGATGAAGCCCTGCTGCATCAGATAGGGCTCGATCATGTCTTCGACCGCGTCGCGCGCCTCGGCAATGGCGGCGGCAATGGTTTCAAGTCCCACCGGCCCGCCATTATAGTTTTCGATCATGGCGGC
Coding sequences:
- a CDS encoding ExbD/TolR family protein, which produces MAMGNAGTGGGRRRGRRRARRGALAEINVTPMVDVMLVLLIIFMISAPLLTSGIKIELPKTEAAALKDEGDPITVSIQRDGALYVMDDTATFDQLTPRLMAMTDNDTSKPIYVRAEGAAPYETVAKVMARLSTSGFTKINLLTENLGKTQKPATAGEAAP
- a CDS encoding MotA/TolQ/ExbB proton channel family protein, which gives rise to MEAAHAAESLSFIDLFLRADWVVKGVMLLLALGSLWSWAIIIEKGFKLAKLNKEAAGFEAELAAGRALEDIAAKHGTQPTAPFPKLLVTVTSAWGEYKGKSISAPEGELLLSRVDRELNHVISTEADVMEDGLSLLAVVATAAPFIGLFGTVWGIMNAFSAIASQGDTNLATVAPAISEALFATAIGLGAAIPAYIFFNLYNAKVARFVGRLEGFADELMVSVTGRLGGKLAGR